In Chitinophagaceae bacterium C216, the genomic stretch CGCTTTCTTCAAACTCTACAGAAGCCTATCTGCGTGATTTGGATAAGCTCACGCAATTTCTTGAGATGAATAATATGGCTAAGAGTCCTGCAGCGGTTACCCTGCAGGACTTGCAGTTTTTTATAAAGTGGATAGCCGAGATGCAGTTGGCCGATACTTCACAGGCACGGATTATATCGGGGATTAGGGCATTCTATAAATATTGTTTGCTAGAGAATGTTGTAGAAGAAGATCCATCTATACTACTGGAAGCGCCTAAAACCAAAAGAGCTTTGCCAGATGTGCTCAGTTTTGAAGAAATTGAGCGCATCTTACAGCAAATCGATTTAAGTAAGCCCGAAGGTACGCGCAACAAAGCTATTCTGGAAACATTGTACAGTTGTGGCTTGCGTGTGAGCGAAGTGGTGAATTTGCGCATCTCCCAATTGTATTTGGATGTAGGATTCATACGGGTTACAGGAAAAGGAGATAAAGAAAGGTTGGTGCCTATTGGCGCTGCAGCAGTCAAATACATCAATCTGTATCGACAAACGGTGCGAGTACATATCGATGTGAAGCCCGGAAATGAAGATATTTTATTTCTGAATCGAAGAGGCACAAAGTTGTCGCGCGTAATGATTTTCTTAATTATAAAAGAGCTGGCTCAAAAGGCCGGGATTACCAAAACGATTTCTCCGCATACCTTTCGTCATTCTTTTGCTACACATTTAATAGAAGGTGGAGCCAATCTGAGAGCGGTACAGGAAATGTTGGGCCATGAAAGCATTACTACCACCGAAATCTATACACATCTGGATAAAGAGTTTCTCAGAAAAACATTGGAAGAGTTTCATCCTTCCTTTAGCAGGAATACTTAACGTTACCGCTTAATATTTTCCTATTAAATAAATCTTTCTATATTGCTATCTTAATTCTATAAAAAAATGACTGCCATGAAACGAATTGTTTTGTCCATTGTGTTATTGTGTGCTCTGCATTTGGGAAATGCTCAGCAGCTCGTGTTACCAGCACCTAGTCCGGCTCAAACCGTTAAGCAAGACTTTGGCTTGTCTTATATAGAACTCTCTTATAGCCGTCCGGCTGTACGCGAAAGGAAGGTTTTTGGAG encodes the following:
- the xerD gene encoding Tyrosine recombinase XerD produces the protein MWEAYKKGFKAYLQLEKSLSSNSTEAYLRDLDKLTQFLEMNNMAKSPAAVTLQDLQFFIKWIAEMQLADTSQARIISGIRAFYKYCLLENVVEEDPSILLEAPKTKRALPDVLSFEEIERILQQIDLSKPEGTRNKAILETLYSCGLRVSEVVNLRISQLYLDVGFIRVTGKGDKERLVPIGAAAVKYINLYRQTVRVHIDVKPGNEDILFLNRRGTKLSRVMIFLIIKELAQKAGITKTISPHTFRHSFATHLIEGGANLRAVQEMLGHESITTTEIYTHLDKEFLRKTLEEFHPSFSRNT